Proteins from one Listeria weihenstephanensis genomic window:
- the ald gene encoding alanine dehydrogenase produces MKISIVKEIKAGEARVGMTPENVKRLVDQGNVLIVERDAGIGSGYTNQEYVDAGATLGDQAEAWMADMVVKVKEPQASEYPFFKKGQIIWGFLHLAASKPCVEALLKAGATAIGGETIEKDGALPLLKPMSAIAGRRAIFMGAYYLEKQHQGEGILLSGIENIPAGQVVILGGGNAAINACDMAIGIGCSATILELNPARIEYLTEHYAGKGVTILPSTTENLEQEIKKADVFISTILIPGAKPPKIVKEYMVKTMKQGSVIVDIAIDQGGTVETIEHYTTHDDPIFIKHGVIHYAVPNMPGATPRTSTMALATGNIDYLLAIADKGLDQALQDDQSLASGLNIYQSKIMSKSLADTLGMEHSEVLQ; encoded by the coding sequence ATGAAAATTAGTATCGTAAAAGAAATCAAGGCCGGTGAGGCACGAGTAGGAATGACGCCAGAAAACGTGAAAAGATTAGTGGATCAAGGCAATGTTCTTATAGTAGAACGAGATGCAGGAATTGGTTCTGGATATACGAATCAAGAGTATGTGGACGCTGGCGCAACGCTTGGGGATCAAGCAGAGGCATGGATGGCGGACATGGTCGTTAAGGTGAAAGAGCCGCAAGCATCGGAATATCCATTTTTCAAAAAAGGACAAATCATTTGGGGATTCCTTCATTTAGCCGCTTCGAAACCTTGTGTGGAAGCACTTTTGAAAGCAGGAGCTACAGCCATTGGCGGTGAAACGATTGAAAAGGATGGCGCGCTTCCGTTGTTAAAACCGATGAGCGCGATTGCAGGACGCCGAGCTATTTTCATGGGTGCTTATTATCTGGAAAAACAACATCAAGGCGAAGGAATTTTGTTATCCGGGATTGAAAATATTCCTGCTGGGCAAGTTGTTATTCTTGGTGGTGGAAACGCGGCGATCAATGCGTGTGATATGGCGATTGGGATTGGCTGTAGTGCAACCATTTTAGAGCTTAATCCGGCGCGCATCGAGTATTTAACGGAGCATTACGCAGGCAAAGGGGTGACAATTTTGCCATCGACTACGGAAAATCTTGAGCAAGAAATCAAAAAAGCGGATGTCTTTATCTCGACGATTTTAATACCTGGAGCGAAGCCACCGAAAATCGTGAAGGAATATATGGTCAAAACGATGAAACAAGGTAGTGTTATTGTAGATATCGCGATCGATCAAGGCGGAACGGTGGAAACGATTGAGCATTATACGACGCATGATGATCCGATTTTTATTAAGCACGGTGTGATTCATTATGCGGTTCCAAATATGCCGGGTGCAACGCCGAGAACTTCTACGATGGCGCTGGCGACTGGAAATATCGATTATTTACTCGCGATTGCGGATAAGGGCCTTGATCAAGCGTTACAAGATGACCAGTCTTTAGCAAGTGGACTTAACATCTATCAAAGCAAAATCATGTCAAAAAGTCTTGCCGACACGCTAGGAATGGAACACAGTGAGGTACTCCAATGA
- the tdcB gene encoding bifunctional threonine ammonia-lyase/L-serine ammonia-lyase TdcB: protein MKTDEYVSVWDINKAKEVLHDNARKTPLVKSFYLTSVTEANVYLKLENMQLTGSFKFRGAYNKIAALTTTEKEHGVIACSAGNHAQGVALSSKLLGINSKIVMPETAPQAKIDATRGYGSDVVLYGQTFDEAKEKCIEIAEKTGRTFLHPYDDPAVIAGQGTIGLEILDSMWDVDTVIVPIGGGGLISGIAIALKSFNPNIRVIGVQAENVHGMKSSFDAGEITPHYEAPTMADGCAVKVPGDITFSIVKELVDEIITVSETELEQAMKDLLQRGKAVVEGAGALSTAALVSDKITDYVKGKNVVCIISGGNVDLERISQVCEHFFSSEIVK from the coding sequence ATGAAAACGGATGAATATGTCAGCGTTTGGGATATTAACAAAGCCAAAGAAGTCCTCCACGACAATGCCCGCAAAACACCGCTTGTAAAATCATTCTACTTAACTAGTGTGACAGAAGCAAATGTTTACTTGAAGTTAGAAAACATGCAATTAACTGGTTCTTTCAAATTTCGCGGTGCTTATAACAAAATTGCTGCGTTAACAACAACGGAGAAAGAACATGGCGTTATCGCGTGTTCGGCTGGAAATCACGCGCAAGGTGTTGCTTTATCGTCTAAATTACTCGGAATTAACAGCAAAATTGTGATGCCAGAAACCGCTCCACAGGCTAAAATTGACGCGACAAGAGGCTATGGATCAGATGTTGTTTTATACGGTCAAACATTTGATGAAGCCAAAGAAAAGTGTATCGAAATTGCCGAAAAAACAGGTCGAACTTTTTTGCATCCGTATGATGATCCAGCGGTTATTGCTGGGCAAGGAACGATTGGGTTAGAGATTTTGGATAGCATGTGGGATGTGGATACTGTCATCGTGCCAATTGGTGGTGGTGGCTTGATATCTGGTATCGCGATTGCACTGAAATCATTTAATCCGAACATCCGCGTCATTGGGGTTCAGGCGGAGAACGTACACGGCATGAAATCCTCTTTTGATGCTGGAGAAATTACGCCGCATTATGAGGCACCAACAATGGCAGATGGTTGCGCGGTCAAAGTACCAGGAGATATCACGTTTTCGATTGTGAAGGAACTTGTCGACGAGATTATCACGGTTTCAGAAACGGAACTCGAACAAGCGATGAAGGACTTATTGCAGCGCGGTAAAGCCGTAGTTGAAGGTGCTGGAGCGCTAAGTACGGCGGCACTTGTTTCGGATAAAATAACAGATTATGTGAAAGGAAAAAATGTGGTCTGCATCATTTCAGGAGGAAACGTCGATTTAGAGCGAATCTCCCAAGTTTGTGAACACTTTTTTTCTAGTGAAATAGTCAAATAA
- a CDS encoding LapA family protein codes for MKVQWQVIVGIIIAILIVIFGTTNMGTIDVQLMFWTVKWPLIIVILGSVVAGMLMVFCFNYYRTRKRKKSTKATAK; via the coding sequence ATGAAGGTACAATGGCAGGTTATTGTTGGTATTATCATTGCTATTTTGATTGTTATTTTTGGAACGACAAATATGGGAACGATTGATGTTCAATTAATGTTCTGGACTGTGAAGTGGCCACTTATTATCGTGATTCTTGGCTCCGTGGTAGCGGGAATGTTGATGGTGTTTTGTTTCAACTACTACAGAACGAGAAAGAGAAAAAAGAGCACGAAGGCTACAGCAAAATAG
- a CDS encoding ABC transporter permease — translation MKRAILIVVFIILAVLSVFVGVHKISILHIFSLTQEQWDIIWISRIPRLISIILAGAGISICGMIMQSLTQNKFVSPTTAGTMDAARLGILVSLLIFTTASPLVKMGVAFLFALLGTFIFMQILERIPFKDTIFIPLVGLMFGGILSSITTFFAYKFDLIQNISSWLQGDFSMVLKGRYELLYIAVPLIIIAYVYANQFTVAGMGETFSRNLGLSYKAIMRIGLVIVAFITASVVLTVGMIPFLGLIVPNIVSIYRGDNIKKTLFDTAVFGATFLLFCDVLGRVIIYPYEISISLMVGIIGSAIFIYLLMRRKAYA, via the coding sequence TTGAAGAGAGCGATACTTATTGTTGTTTTTATCATTCTGGCGGTGCTTTCGGTTTTTGTCGGGGTACATAAGATTTCGATCCTACATATTTTTTCTTTGACGCAAGAACAGTGGGATATTATTTGGATAAGTCGGATTCCTAGATTGATTAGCATTATTCTGGCAGGTGCTGGAATCAGTATTTGTGGGATGATTATGCAAAGTTTAACACAGAATAAATTCGTTTCACCGACAACGGCTGGGACGATGGATGCGGCTAGACTCGGAATTTTGGTATCATTACTTATTTTTACAACGGCAAGTCCACTCGTTAAAATGGGCGTGGCATTCTTATTTGCGCTATTGGGAACGTTTATTTTCATGCAAATATTGGAACGAATTCCATTTAAGGATACGATATTTATTCCACTTGTTGGCTTGATGTTTGGTGGGATACTTAGTTCCATTACGACATTTTTTGCATACAAGTTTGACTTGATACAAAATATTTCTTCGTGGTTACAGGGTGATTTTTCGATGGTGTTAAAAGGGCGTTATGAGCTGTTATATATCGCGGTGCCGTTGATTATCATTGCTTATGTATACGCGAATCAGTTTACGGTGGCTGGTATGGGCGAGACGTTTTCGCGGAATTTAGGGCTTTCTTATAAGGCGATCATGCGTATTGGCCTGGTGATTGTGGCTTTTATTACAGCATCGGTTGTGCTTACAGTCGGAATGATCCCTTTTCTTGGTTTAATTGTACCGAACATTGTGTCGATTTATCGCGGGGATAATATTAAGAAAACGTTATTTGATACGGCAGTTTTCGGCGCGACGTTCTTGCTGTTTTGTGATGTGCTTGGCCGCGTGATAATTTATCCGTATGAAATTTCGATTAGTTTGATGGTCGGCATTATTGGCAGCGCGATTTTTATTTATCTGCTGATGAGGAGAAAAGCCTATGCGTAA
- a CDS encoding iron chelate uptake ABC transporter family permease subunit, translating into MRKNWILAGIVVVLMACYLFLFMGGSPAFALELRSTRLIAIVFTGVAIAISTVVFQTITQNKILTPSIMGLDSLYMLLQTSLVFIFGSQALMRAGSGQWNFFLSVILMMGFSVLLYRLMFKGNGRNIYFLLLVGIVCGTFFSSISSFMEMLIDPNEFQIVQDKMFASFNNVNSSILVVAIVVFAVAMLYLMKFVKYLDVLALGKDHAVNLGVPYNKIVMQLLLIIVVLVSVATALVGPITFLGLIVANVAYQFLKTHRHVELLIGASLISLIALVGGQLLAERIFHFDTPISVIINLCGGVYFLYLLLKGAKL; encoded by the coding sequence ATGCGTAAAAATTGGATTTTAGCGGGTATTGTTGTTGTTTTGATGGCTTGTTATTTGTTTTTATTCATGGGTGGAAGTCCTGCTTTTGCGCTGGAATTGAGGTCGACGAGGTTGATCGCGATCGTGTTTACAGGTGTTGCGATTGCGATTTCAACGGTAGTATTTCAGACGATCACGCAAAATAAAATATTGACGCCGTCGATTATGGGGCTGGATTCGCTATATATGTTACTGCAAACGTCTCTTGTTTTCATCTTCGGTTCGCAGGCATTGATGCGAGCTGGGAGCGGTCAGTGGAACTTCTTTTTATCGGTCATTTTGATGATGGGCTTTTCGGTTCTTTTGTATCGATTGATGTTTAAGGGGAACGGACGCAATATTTATTTTCTGCTTCTGGTCGGAATTGTTTGTGGCACGTTTTTCTCGAGTATTTCATCGTTTATGGAAATGTTGATTGACCCGAATGAATTCCAGATTGTGCAGGATAAGATGTTTGCTAGTTTTAATAACGTCAATTCTTCTATTTTAGTGGTGGCAATTGTTGTTTTTGCGGTGGCGATGTTGTATTTAATGAAATTTGTGAAGTATTTGGATGTGTTGGCTTTGGGGAAAGATCATGCGGTGAATTTGGGTGTTCCTTATAATAAAATTGTGATGCAACTGTTGCTTATTATTGTGGTGCTCGTTTCTGTGGCGACGGCGCTTGTTGGACCGATCACGTTTCTTGGCTTGATTGTAGCGAATGTGGCGTATCAGTTTTTAAAGACGCATCGGCATGTAGAACTGCTGATTGGAGCGAGTCTGATTAGTTTGATCGCGCTTGTTGGTGGGCAATTGTTAGCGGAGCGGATTTTCCATTTTGATACGCCGATTAGTGTGATTATTAATTTATGCGGTGGCGTTTATTTCTTGTATTTGCTTTTGAAAGGAGCCAAATTATGA
- a CDS encoding iron ABC transporter ATP-binding protein codes for MIEVRNLQKNYGAKSVLRDVDLVIPKKQIVSFIGANGAGKSTLLSIIARLMKADSGEILIDDVALGDWKSDDLAKRLSILKQSNHVTMRLTVRDLVAFGRFPHSKGRLQKEDEAFIEMALAYMELQELAPRYLDELSGGQQQRAYIAMIIAQNTDYVLLDEPLNNLDMKHSVQIMQLLRRLVDELGKTVLLVLHDINFASCYSDSIVALKDGAVVAHGSTADMIKEEVLEQVFDMHIPISLINNDRIGVYFK; via the coding sequence ATGATTGAGGTACGAAATTTACAAAAAAATTATGGCGCAAAATCGGTGCTTCGTGATGTTGATTTGGTGATTCCTAAAAAGCAGATTGTGTCCTTTATTGGCGCGAATGGTGCTGGGAAAAGTACGCTGCTTTCCATTATTGCGCGTTTGATGAAAGCGGATAGTGGTGAAATTTTGATCGATGACGTTGCGCTTGGTGATTGGAAGTCGGATGATTTGGCGAAACGTTTGTCGATTTTGAAGCAGAGTAATCATGTGACGATGCGTTTGACCGTGCGGGATTTGGTGGCATTTGGACGTTTTCCGCATTCGAAAGGGCGACTGCAAAAGGAAGATGAGGCGTTTATCGAGATGGCGCTTGCGTACATGGAGTTGCAGGAGTTGGCGCCGCGGTATTTGGATGAACTGAGTGGTGGTCAGCAGCAGCGAGCTTATATTGCGATGATTATTGCGCAGAATACGGATTATGTGTTGCTGGATGAGCCGCTGAATAATTTGGATATGAAGCATTCGGTGCAAATTATGCAGTTGTTGCGGCGTTTGGTGGATGAGCTGGGCAAGACGGTATTGCTCGTTTTGCATGATATTAATTTTGCGTCGTGTTATTCGGATTCGATTGTGGCGCTTAAGGATGGCGCGGTCGTTGCGCACGGTAGTACAGCGGATATGATTAAGGAAGAGGTTTTAGAGCAAGTTTTTGATATGCATATTCCGATTTCGCTGATTAATAATGATCGCATAGGTGTGTATTTTAAATAA
- a CDS encoding siderophore ABC transporter substrate-binding protein, which yields MKKLLMVAMLMLLAVFAVACGADEKTKADEEKTVDALTVKHELGETKVKQNPEKVVVFDFGTLDTLQALGLTKNVAGLPKQSLPKYLDAFADDKYADLGGLKEPDFEKINEAAPDLNIISGRQSDSYDKFSDIAPTIYQGVDAKDYMQSFQTNVNTVASLFGKEDEAKKQLDAIDKQVTDVKASVPAGKTGLIILANDGKMSAYGPGSRFGLIHDVLGVTPADPNIEASTHGQSISSEYIAEKNPDYLYVVDRGAAIGGESSAKSVVENDLVKKTNAYKDGHIVYLNPEYWYLSGGGLESVSEMVKEVGDSLK from the coding sequence ATGAAGAAATTACTAATGGTTGCAATGTTGATGCTTTTGGCAGTATTTGCAGTTGCTTGTGGCGCGGATGAGAAGACGAAAGCGGACGAGGAAAAAACGGTGGATGCGTTGACGGTGAAGCACGAACTTGGAGAAACGAAAGTAAAGCAAAATCCTGAAAAAGTAGTTGTTTTTGACTTCGGGACGTTAGATACGTTGCAAGCACTTGGTTTGACTAAAAATGTTGCAGGACTTCCAAAACAATCTTTACCGAAATACTTGGATGCTTTTGCTGATGATAAATACGCGGATCTTGGCGGTTTAAAAGAACCTGATTTTGAAAAAATAAACGAAGCGGCACCAGATTTAAACATTATTTCTGGTCGCCAATCCGATTCTTATGATAAATTTTCTGATATAGCACCGACGATTTACCAAGGTGTGGATGCGAAGGATTACATGCAGTCATTTCAGACGAACGTGAATACAGTCGCTAGCCTTTTTGGGAAAGAAGACGAGGCGAAGAAGCAGTTGGACGCAATTGACAAACAAGTTACGGACGTAAAAGCAAGCGTTCCTGCTGGGAAAACTGGCTTGATCATCCTTGCAAATGACGGAAAAATGAGCGCGTACGGCCCTGGTTCACGTTTTGGATTAATTCATGACGTACTTGGTGTGACGCCAGCTGACCCTAATATTGAAGCGTCGACACATGGTCAAAGTATTTCTTCGGAGTATATTGCCGAGAAGAACCCTGATTACTTGTATGTCGTTGATCGTGGCGCGGCAATTGGCGGGGAATCATCTGCTAAATCTGTCGTGGAGAACGACTTGGTGAAGAAGACAAATGCTTATAAAGACGGCCATATTGTTTATTTGAATCCCGAGTATTGGTACCTATCTGGCGGTGGACTTGAGTCTGTTTCTGAGATGGTAAAAGAGGTTGGCGATAGCTTGAAATAA
- a CDS encoding GNAT family N-acetyltransferase produces MESYTYLLAENQIIKTERLILRPITFADAKAMFDYASDEETTRFVFDTHQTIDTTRQSIAEFFIAAPIGKYGIEIAETSAFIGTIDIRVDQLNKSGFLGYALNKSYWGNGYMTEAGFAMLDLAFKILELERVTSLHDVRNPASGNVMKRLGMTYEGTLRKNRFVKKEFVDDAHYSILKEEYQH; encoded by the coding sequence ATGGAAAGCTACACCTACTTACTCGCAGAAAATCAAATCATCAAAACCGAGCGGCTCATCTTGCGTCCAATCACGTTTGCTGATGCAAAAGCGATGTTCGATTATGCTTCTGATGAAGAAACCACGCGCTTTGTTTTCGATACACACCAAACCATCGATACGACCCGTCAGAGCATCGCCGAATTTTTCATTGCCGCTCCGATTGGGAAATATGGGATTGAAATCGCTGAAACGAGCGCGTTTATTGGCACCATCGATATTCGCGTGGATCAGCTGAACAAAAGTGGCTTCCTTGGCTACGCGCTGAATAAAAGTTACTGGGGCAACGGTTACATGACCGAAGCAGGTTTTGCGATGCTTGATCTTGCTTTTAAAATCCTCGAGCTAGAACGCGTTACCAGTTTGCACGACGTTCGCAATCCCGCGTCTGGAAATGTGATGAAACGCTTAGGCATGACATACGAAGGCACGCTACGCAAAAATCGCTTTGTCAAAAAAGAATTCGTAGACGATGCCCATTATTCCATTTTAAAAGAAGAATACCAACATTAA
- a CDS encoding YwqG family protein, whose product MLKEKLEKLVQPEIVNQILATEKERILLFCEEDGKLDLTVSKAGGRGYVPKSMEYPRNKDGGPLSLLAQINFSEMPHLGDFPKTGLLAFYIDYFDDLTGLDFDDQTSPNGFRVLYFEKVDEASYSAEEQDKWFESVNEEFYPIVDGQFRLRGEVVKQVALKESYDFEQAYGGEFYDVLDAWTGEDEGKMDALFELDCSSSQLGGYPFFTQQDPRLGDEKSHHDTLLFQLDSEEGIMWGDMGVGNFFINREDLKRKDFSNVLYNWDCY is encoded by the coding sequence ATGTTAAAAGAAAAACTTGAAAAATTGGTGCAACCGGAAATTGTAAATCAGATTCTTGCGACGGAAAAAGAACGTATTTTGTTGTTTTGTGAAGAGGATGGGAAGTTAGATTTGACGGTTAGTAAGGCCGGTGGACGTGGCTACGTGCCGAAGTCTATGGAATATCCGCGGAATAAAGATGGCGGGCCGCTTAGTTTATTGGCTCAGATTAATTTTTCAGAGATGCCTCATTTGGGAGATTTTCCGAAAACGGGATTGTTAGCGTTTTATATTGATTATTTTGATGATTTGACTGGGCTTGATTTTGATGATCAGACGAGTCCGAATGGTTTCCGCGTTTTGTATTTCGAAAAGGTGGATGAGGCTAGTTATTCTGCTGAGGAGCAGGATAAATGGTTTGAGTCGGTGAATGAGGAGTTTTATCCGATTGTGGATGGTCAATTTCGTTTGCGTGGGGAAGTCGTGAAGCAAGTGGCTTTGAAAGAAAGTTATGATTTTGAGCAGGCATATGGCGGTGAGTTTTATGATGTGCTTGATGCGTGGACTGGTGAGGATGAAGGAAAGATGGATGCACTATTTGAATTGGATTGTAGCAGTAGTCAGCTTGGCGGTTATCCGTTTTTCACGCAACAAGATCCACGGCTTGGTGATGAGAAGTCACATCACGACACGTTGTTATTTCAGTTGGATTCAGAAGAAGGTATTATGTGGGGCGATATGGGTGTCGGGAATTTCTTTATTAACCGAGAAGATTTGAAGCGTAAAGATTTCTCGAATGTGTTATATAACTGGGATTGTTATTGA
- a CDS encoding transposase, which produces MAIIHQPTLFDMETLLTLEPMKRYSEIFSPLPLVKIVRLFDKPTRMGRPLSLNYEATFKALVIRYVEGIPTIKALVKRLNEDLMFKMNLGFLYSERVPSEASFSRFTHVLSQHVDVLQTVNHVLLEQIDAINGLFSEQLAIDATHFSAHDKAHKSENAYHNIRK; this is translated from the coding sequence ATGGCTATTATACACCAACCAACGTTATTTGACATGGAAACTTTATTAACACTAGAACCAATGAAACGATACAGTGAAATTTTCTCCCCATTACCGCTCGTAAAGATCGTACGGTTATTTGATAAACCTACTCGCATGGGAAGACCCTTGAGCCTCAACTATGAAGCGACGTTCAAAGCGCTTGTGATTCGTTATGTAGAAGGCATTCCAACAATCAAAGCACTTGTAAAGCGTTTAAATGAAGATCTTATGTTTAAGATGAATCTTGGATTTCTATACTCGGAGCGTGTACCATCAGAAGCTTCTTTTTCTCGTTTCACACATGTGTTATCGCAACATGTAGATGTCCTTCAAACAGTAAATCATGTGTTACTGGAACAAATCGATGCCATAAATGGCTTATTTTCAGAGCAATTAGCGATAGATGCGACGCATTTCTCCGCACATGATAAAGCGCATAAATCAGAAAATGCTTATCATAATATTCGAAAATAA
- a CDS encoding VanZ family protein, producing MKKLTIWTVLPVLSLCAAVMMYYIWFQGWLQFYLRDVMEVVDHMGYITVGVTALMLYLSAVQLVNWKINKSLLVLIYVIYFGVMIGLLFGKASGAQGFSTDTFGFVDTFISGNLRVITIGNVLAFVPIGFLMKKLSPLMALSSAGIMIFIVEGLQYALHVGYFDTGDVFLNVSGIMIGYVMIRIFSSSHKHIIEQK from the coding sequence ATGAAAAAGTTAACGATTTGGACGGTTTTGCCAGTGCTATCCCTTTGTGCGGCGGTCATGATGTACTACATTTGGTTTCAAGGATGGTTGCAATTTTATTTGAGAGATGTGATGGAAGTGGTGGATCACATGGGATATATAACGGTGGGTGTGACGGCGTTAATGCTTTATTTAAGCGCTGTGCAGCTCGTCAATTGGAAAATTAATAAGTCGCTGCTCGTTTTGATATATGTGATTTATTTTGGTGTTATGATTGGGCTTCTTTTTGGAAAAGCGTCTGGTGCGCAAGGATTTTCAACGGATACGTTTGGTTTTGTGGATACGTTTATTTCGGGGAACTTGCGAGTGATTACGATTGGAAATGTGCTTGCTTTTGTACCGATTGGTTTCTTGATGAAGAAATTATCACCCCTGATGGCGTTGTCTTCAGCGGGAATTATGATTTTTATCGTGGAAGGGTTGCAATATGCGCTACATGTAGGGTATTTTGATACGGGAGACGTCTTTTTGAATGTATCTGGAATTATGATTGGGTACGTGATGATCCGTATTTTTTCAAGTTCGCATAAACATATAATAGAACAGAAATGA
- a CDS encoding YdcF family protein: protein MNLWKKVILALVGIGVVYVGIVLGFMYSGVRAEPASNPDTILILGSKVVDNPARPMPVLRERLDAAIPFIEKHESAKVVVSGGQGEDESASEASVMKEYLVAHGIAASRIEMEDKSMRTEENLANSNAKFALGKTVIVTSDYHLYRALMLASRQNIDATGLPAKTQTGALFKGVPREVLSITYAWVFDW from the coding sequence ATGAATTTGTGGAAAAAAGTGATTTTGGCATTAGTGGGAATTGGCGTGGTGTATGTCGGCATCGTGCTCGGCTTTATGTACAGTGGGGTGCGGGCAGAACCAGCGTCAAACCCGGATACGATTCTTATTTTAGGTTCAAAAGTAGTCGACAATCCGGCCCGGCCAATGCCTGTTTTGCGGGAACGATTGGACGCGGCGATTCCGTTTATTGAGAAGCACGAATCGGCGAAAGTGGTCGTGTCGGGTGGTCAAGGTGAGGATGAATCGGCGTCGGAGGCAAGTGTGATGAAAGAATACTTAGTAGCGCACGGCATTGCAGCTTCGCGGATTGAAATGGAGGATAAATCAATGCGTACCGAGGAAAATTTAGCGAATAGTAACGCGAAATTTGCGCTTGGAAAAACGGTCATCGTGACGAGTGATTATCATCTGTATCGCGCACTGATGCTAGCTTCACGTCAAAATATCGATGCGACAGGGTTACCTGCTAAAACGCAGACTGGAGCGCTTTTCAAAGGTGTGCCTCGTGAAGTTTTATCGATAACGTATGCGTGGGTTTTTGATTGGTAG
- a CDS encoding MerR family transcriptional regulator, which translates to MEYTVQKLGQLAGVSTRTLRYYDEIGILKPARINTSGYRIYGQIEVDRLQQILFYREMNVPLEKIKAILEEPDFDEAAALKKHRNELLDKRKQLDELIRNVEKSIAYSERGITMTDKEKFEGFKQKMIDDNEAKYATEIRGKYGDETIEKANAKVKGMSESEMGRVNKLGEDILVNLQAAYETNDPAGELAQRVAAMHKEWLTAYWDSYSKEAHAGLAQMYVDDERFTAYYDKKQPGSAAFLRDAIVIFTSK; encoded by the coding sequence ATGGAATATACGGTTCAAAAGTTAGGACAGCTTGCAGGAGTAAGTACGAGGACATTGCGTTATTATGATGAAATTGGGATTCTCAAGCCGGCGAGAATTAATACATCGGGATATCGCATTTACGGGCAAATAGAAGTGGACCGATTGCAACAGATCCTGTTTTACCGCGAGATGAACGTGCCTTTAGAAAAAATCAAGGCGATACTAGAAGAACCTGATTTTGACGAGGCCGCAGCGCTAAAAAAACATCGTAACGAGCTACTTGATAAACGAAAACAACTAGACGAACTGATTCGCAATGTGGAGAAATCGATCGCGTATTCAGAAAGGGGAATTACGATGACGGATAAAGAAAAATTTGAAGGTTTCAAGCAAAAAATGATTGATGATAATGAAGCGAAGTATGCCACGGAAATTCGCGGGAAATATGGCGATGAGACGATTGAGAAGGCCAATGCAAAAGTAAAAGGCATGAGTGAATCTGAGATGGGTCGTGTGAACAAGCTTGGTGAGGATATTTTAGTGAATCTGCAAGCTGCGTATGAAACGAATGATCCTGCAGGCGAACTTGCGCAACGTGTTGCTGCGATGCACAAAGAATGGCTAACGGCGTATTGGGATAGCTATAGCAAAGAGGCGCACGCGGGTCTTGCTCAGATGTATGTCGACGATGAGCGTTTCACGGCCTATTATGATAAAAAACAACCAGGTTCCGCAGCTTTTTTACGTGACGCGATTGTTATTTTCACTAGTAAGTAG
- a CDS encoding GNAT family N-acetyltransferase, protein MIETERLIFRELDQHDIPDLCEILQDEVTMTAYEGAFTDEEVQRWLAKQLDNYERWGFGLWAIIQKSTGDFVGQVGLTYQRVEDEEVLEIGYLLKRKFWHQGFATEAALGCKQYALETLGAKTVTCTIRDTNVASQKVAERIGMTRHKRYVKYYKGVDMPHYLYY, encoded by the coding sequence ATGATAGAAACCGAACGCTTAATTTTCCGCGAATTGGATCAACATGATATTCCGGATTTATGTGAGATATTGCAAGATGAGGTAACGATGACGGCTTATGAGGGTGCTTTTACGGACGAGGAAGTGCAGCGCTGGCTTGCGAAACAGTTGGATAATTATGAACGCTGGGGTTTTGGATTGTGGGCGATTATTCAAAAAAGTACGGGCGATTTTGTTGGGCAAGTTGGCTTGACGTATCAACGTGTGGAGGACGAGGAAGTGCTAGAAATCGGTTATTTGCTGAAGCGTAAATTCTGGCATCAGGGGTTTGCAACGGAGGCGGCGCTTGGATGTAAGCAATATGCGCTGGAAACGCTCGGGGCAAAGACGGTGACGTGTACGATCAGGGATACGAATGTGGCTTCTCAAAAAGTGGCGGAACGTATTGGTATGACGCGACATAAGCGGTATGTGAAGTATTATAAAGGTGTGGATATGCCGCATTATTTGTATTACTAA